The proteins below are encoded in one region of Sminthopsis crassicaudata isolate SCR6 chromosome 1, ASM4859323v1, whole genome shotgun sequence:
- the NAPRT gene encoding nicotinate phosphoribosyltransferase isoform X1 → MEKAQAKLELLREGEQDPEAEAAARALLTDLYQFTMAVAYWRAGRAREPAEFELFFRRCPFGSSFALAAGLRDCMRFLRTFRLRPADIKYLASVLPPDTDPAFFEYLQGLDCSGVTIRAQPEGSLAFAHVPLLCVSGPLLLVQILETPLLCLVNYASLVATNAARLRLIAGPEKRLLEMGLRRAQGPDGGLTASTYSYLGGFDSSSNVLAGQLRGVPVAGTLAHSFVTSFSGSEQPQVPMLAPASGQGPPRDLSTLAKSWLGKVCECLGLKAEETHPGERAAFVAYALAFPKAFQGLLDSYSVMRSGLPNFLAVALALAELGYRAVGVRLDSGDLLQQAWEIRSIFRKCASRFQVPWLEAVSIAVSNNIDEEVLTQLARKDSEVNLIGIGTSVVTCPLQPSLGCVYKLVSVRGQPCRKLTEDSEKQTLPGTKAAFRLYDPEGAPILDLLQLEEEPAPRAGQELRVWPLDVSGGACRSLTLTPASLEPLLRVYFHLGQMCEPIPSLTESRTLAQKSLSCLSPSHKRLEHPEPYQVALSEKLHALLKGLVPSNQEGP, encoded by the exons ATGGAGAAAGCGCAGGCGAAGCTGGAGCTGCTGCGGGAGGGGGAGCAGGACCCGGAGGCGGAGGCAGCGGCCCGGGCACTGCTCACCGATCTCTACCAGTTCACCATGGCTGTGGCCTACTGGCGGGCGGGCCGGGCCCGGGAGCCCGCGGAGTTCGAGCTCTTCTTCCGCCGCTGCCCCTTCGGGTCGTCCTTCGCTCTGGCCGCGGGGCTGCGGGACTGCATGCGCTTCTTGCGCACCTTCCGCCTCCGCCCGGCAG ATATAAAGTACTTGGCCTCCGTGCTCCCACCAGACACGGACCCTGCATTCTTTGAATACCTGCAGGGACTGGACTGCTCTGGGGTGACTATTCGGGCACAGCCTGAGGGCTCCCTCGCCTTTGCCCAT GTACCGCTACTCTGCGTGTCTGGGCCTCTCCTCCTGGTGCAGATCCTGGAGACCCCCTTGCTCTGCCTCGTCAATTACGCCAG CCTCGTGGCCACTAACGCAGCTCGGCTGCGCCTGATTGCGGGGCCAGAGAAGCGACTGCTGGAGATGGGGCTTCGTCGGGCGCAGGGTCCAGATGGAGGTCTCACCGCCTCCACCTACAGCTATCTGGGCG GCTTTGACAGCAGCAGTAACGTGTTGGCCGGGCAGCTTCGAGGGGTGCCTGTGGCTGGCACACTGGCTCACTCCTTCGTCACCTCCTTCTCTGGCTCTGAGCAGCCCCAGGTCCCG ATGCTGGCTCCAGCATCTGGGCAAGGTCCTCCCAGGGACCTTTCCACTCTTGCCAAGTCTTGGCTAGGCAAAGTGTGTGAGTGCCTGGGCCTGAAGGCAGAAGAGACTCACCCAGGAGAACGGGCTGCCTTCGTGGCCTATGCCCTGGCTTTCCCCAAAGCCTTCCAGGGGCTGCTGGACTCCTATAGTGTCATGCG gaGTGGCCTTCCCAATTTCCTGGCTGTGGCTCTGGCCCTGGCAGAGCTCGGTTACCGGGCAGTGGGCGTGCGCCTGGACAGTGGAGATCTCCTGCAACAAGCCTGGGAAATCCGAAGCATTTTCCGGAAGTGTGCCTCCCG TTTCCAGGTGCCCTGGCTGGAGGCTGTGTCCATTGCAGTGAGCAACAACATAGATGAGGAGGTGCTGACCCAGTTGGCCCGGAAG GACAGCGAGGTGAATCTCATTGGCATTGGCACCAGTGTAGTCACGTGTCCCCTCCAGCCGTCCCTGGGCTGTGTCTACAAG CTGGTGTCTGTGAGGGGACAGCCATGTCGGAAGCTGACTGAGGACTCGGAGAAGCAGACGCTGCCGGGCACCAAGGCCGCGTTCCGGCTCTACGACCCAGAAG GAGCCCCAATTCTGGACCTGCTGCAGCTGGAGGAGGAGCCAGCACCCCGGGCTGGGCAAGAGCTCAGGGTGTGGCCCCTGGATGTCTCAGGAGGGGCCTGCAGGAGCCTGACCCTCACTCCTGCCTCCTTGGAGCCACTGCTCAGAGTCTACTTCCACTTGGGACAG ATGTGTGAACCCATTCCCTCTCTGACTGAGTCTCGCACTTTGGCACAGAAGTCCCTGAGCTGCCTCAGCCCATCTCACAAGCGACTGGAGCATCCTGAGCCCTACCAG GTGGCACTTTCTGAGAAGTTGCACGCCTTGCTGAAAGGCCTGGTCCCAAGCAACCAGGAAGGCCCCTGA
- the NAPRT gene encoding nicotinate phosphoribosyltransferase isoform X2 gives MGLRRAQGPDGGLTASTYSYLGGFDSSSNVLAGQLRGVPVAGTLAHSFVTSFSGSEQPQVPMLAPASGQGPPRDLSTLAKSWLGKVCECLGLKAEETHPGERAAFVAYALAFPKAFQGLLDSYSVMRSGLPNFLAVALALAELGYRAVGVRLDSGDLLQQAWEIRSIFRKCASRFQVPWLEAVSIAVSNNIDEEVLTQLARKDSEVNLIGIGTSVVTCPLQPSLGCVYKLVSVRGQPCRKLTEDSEKQTLPGTKAAFRLYDPEGAPILDLLQLEEEPAPRAGQELRVWPLDVSGGACRSLTLTPASLEPLLRVYFHLGQMCEPIPSLTESRTLAQKSLSCLSPSHKRLEHPEPYQVALSEKLHALLKGLVPSNQEGP, from the exons ATGGGGCTTCGTCGGGCGCAGGGTCCAGATGGAGGTCTCACCGCCTCCACCTACAGCTATCTGGGCG GCTTTGACAGCAGCAGTAACGTGTTGGCCGGGCAGCTTCGAGGGGTGCCTGTGGCTGGCACACTGGCTCACTCCTTCGTCACCTCCTTCTCTGGCTCTGAGCAGCCCCAGGTCCCG ATGCTGGCTCCAGCATCTGGGCAAGGTCCTCCCAGGGACCTTTCCACTCTTGCCAAGTCTTGGCTAGGCAAAGTGTGTGAGTGCCTGGGCCTGAAGGCAGAAGAGACTCACCCAGGAGAACGGGCTGCCTTCGTGGCCTATGCCCTGGCTTTCCCCAAAGCCTTCCAGGGGCTGCTGGACTCCTATAGTGTCATGCG gaGTGGCCTTCCCAATTTCCTGGCTGTGGCTCTGGCCCTGGCAGAGCTCGGTTACCGGGCAGTGGGCGTGCGCCTGGACAGTGGAGATCTCCTGCAACAAGCCTGGGAAATCCGAAGCATTTTCCGGAAGTGTGCCTCCCG TTTCCAGGTGCCCTGGCTGGAGGCTGTGTCCATTGCAGTGAGCAACAACATAGATGAGGAGGTGCTGACCCAGTTGGCCCGGAAG GACAGCGAGGTGAATCTCATTGGCATTGGCACCAGTGTAGTCACGTGTCCCCTCCAGCCGTCCCTGGGCTGTGTCTACAAG CTGGTGTCTGTGAGGGGACAGCCATGTCGGAAGCTGACTGAGGACTCGGAGAAGCAGACGCTGCCGGGCACCAAGGCCGCGTTCCGGCTCTACGACCCAGAAG GAGCCCCAATTCTGGACCTGCTGCAGCTGGAGGAGGAGCCAGCACCCCGGGCTGGGCAAGAGCTCAGGGTGTGGCCCCTGGATGTCTCAGGAGGGGCCTGCAGGAGCCTGACCCTCACTCCTGCCTCCTTGGAGCCACTGCTCAGAGTCTACTTCCACTTGGGACAG ATGTGTGAACCCATTCCCTCTCTGACTGAGTCTCGCACTTTGGCACAGAAGTCCCTGAGCTGCCTCAGCCCATCTCACAAGCGACTGGAGCATCCTGAGCCCTACCAG GTGGCACTTTCTGAGAAGTTGCACGCCTTGCTGAAAGGCCTGGTCCCAAGCAACCAGGAAGGCCCCTGA